One stretch of Pseudoxanthomonas sp. Root65 DNA includes these proteins:
- a CDS encoding DUF3106 domain-containing protein has translation MKASVLRILALGLALASGQALAQSSPASLPDWDKLTPQQREALIAPVRDRWNREPDERARMLERAQRWQTLTPEQRAQARHGMKRFENMNPEQRRQARALYGHMKTLTPEQRDALGEQWKKMTPEQREAWIRDNAPPRGERDRRSER, from the coding sequence ATGAAGGCCTCTGTTCTTCGCATCCTCGCCCTGGGCCTGGCGCTCGCCAGTGGCCAGGCGCTGGCCCAGTCTTCGCCCGCATCCCTGCCCGACTGGGACAAGCTGACGCCGCAGCAGCGCGAGGCCTTGATCGCGCCGGTGCGCGATCGCTGGAACCGCGAACCCGACGAGCGCGCGCGCATGCTGGAACGCGCGCAGCGCTGGCAGACGCTCACGCCGGAACAGCGTGCGCAAGCGCGCCACGGCATGAAGCGGTTCGAGAACATGAATCCCGAACAGCGCCGCCAGGCGCGCGCCCTCTACGGCCACATGAAGACGCTGACGCCGGAACAGCGCGATGCGCTGGGCGAGCAGTGGAAGAAGATGACGCCGGAACAGCGGGAGGCCTGGATCCGCGACAACGCGCCGCCACGAGGCGAGCGCGACCGGCGATCCGAGCGCTGA